One segment of Panicum virgatum strain AP13 chromosome 3K, P.virgatum_v5, whole genome shotgun sequence DNA contains the following:
- the LOC120697489 gene encoding heparan-alpha-glucosaminide N-acetyltransferase-like: protein MDATVVAIAGDGDDSVRRPLVSRSEEILPYADPPSPQRPPLDAGASQAEQQRKPQRVASLDVFRGFTVAMMILVDDAGGAWPGINHAPWFGVTVADFVMPAFLFIIGVSAALVFKKMPNKTAATKKAMVRAIKLFILGVILQGGYIHGRHKLTYGVDLDQIRWLGVLQRIAIGYFLAVISEIWLVNNNLVDSPVSFAKKYFMEWIMAMMITTLYVALVFGLYVPNWEFKVKISDPTFSTPISLVEMRTIHCGVRGSLGPPCNAVGLVDRVLLGENHLYKNPVYKRTKECSINSPDYGPLPPNAPDWCLAPFDPEGLLSTLMAAVTCFVGLHFGHVLIHCKNHSQRMLFWLLASTVLTIFAFLLLLLGMPFSKPLYTVSYMLLSAGVSGFLLLLLYYIVDVIHIKKPFILFQWMGMNALIVYVLVACELFPTLIQGFYWRSPENNLVDITESLLQAIFHSKQWGTLAFVLLEIVFWCLAAGFLHMKGVYLKL from the exons ATGGACGCTACCgtcgtcgccatcgccggcgacggagATGACTCCGTCCGGCGCCCCCTCGTCTCCCGGTCCGAAGAGATCCTCCCCTATGCCGACCCCCCTTCCCCCCAGCGTCCGCCTCTGGACGCCGGGGCGTCGCAGGCCGAGCAGCAGCGGAAGCCGCAGCGGGTGGCCTCGCTGGATGTGTTCCGTGGCTTCACCGTCGCC ATGATGATACTCGTGGACGACGCGGGCGGGGCGTGGCCGGGCATCAACCACGCGCCGTGGTTCGGGGTGACGGTGGCGGACTTCGTCATGCCCgccttcctcttcatcatcgGCGTCTCCGCGGCACTCGTCTTCAAG AAAATGCCAAACAAGACGGCAGCAACTAAGAAGGCTATGGTTAGGGCTATCAAGCTTTTCATCTTGGGTGTGATTTTACAAG GAGGATACATTCATGGGCGTCACAAATTAACATATGGTGTTGATTTGGATCAAATTCGATGGCTAGGTGTGCTTCAG AGGATAGCAATTGGATACTTTCTAGCAGTAATTTCAGAGATTTGGCTTGTCAACAATAATTTGGTGGATTCACCTGTATCATTTGCGAAGAAATACTTCATGGAGTG GATCATGGCCATGATGATAACAACACTTTATGTTGCCTTGGTATTTGGCCTTTATGTTCCAAACTGGGAATTCAAAGTTAAAATTAGCGATCCAACCTTTTCAACGCCAATCAGTTTAGTTGAAATGAGGACG ATCCACTGTGGAGTTAGAGGTAGTCTTGGACCACCTTGCAATGCAGTTGGCTTGGTAGATCGAGTTTTGCTCGGTGAAAATCACCTGTACAAGAATCCAGTCTACAAAAGGACAAAG GAATGCAGTATTAATTCTCCTGATTATGGACCGCTTCCTCCGAATGCACCAGACTGGTGCTTGGCTCCATTTGATCCTGAGGGTTTGTTAAG TACACTGATGGCTGCAGTAACTTGCTTTGTTGGATTGCACTTTGGTCATGTTTTAATTCATTGCAAG AATCATTCACAGCGAATGCTATTCTGGTTGCTAGCTTCGACGGTGCTGACAATCTTTGCATTTTTACTGCTACTATTAG GCATGCCTTTCAGCAAGCCTTTGTATACAGTGAGTTACATGCTACTCAGTGCTGGAGTATCTGGATTCCTGTTGCTGCTGTTATACTACATA GTTGATGTTATTCATATCAAGAAGCCATTTATTCTATTCCAGTGGATGGGCATGAATGCGCTTATAGTCTATGTTCTGGTTGCCTGTGAACTGTTCCCTACTCTTATTCAAGGGTTTTATTGGCGGTCACCTGAGAACAACCTG GTGGACATTACAGAGTCTCTGCTCCAGGCCATCTTCCACTCGAAACAATGGGGTACCCTGGCTTTCGTCCTCCTGGAGATAGTCTTTTGGTGCCTGGCCGCTGGCTTCCTCCACATGAAAGGTGTCTACTTAAAGCTGTAG